From a single Mobula birostris isolate sMobBir1 chromosome 13, sMobBir1.hap1, whole genome shotgun sequence genomic region:
- the LOC140207314 gene encoding oxidized low-density lipoprotein receptor 1-like, translated as MDVNVELAEMGPQSPSNDGLTATSPELNIGKDIDEREDPPIASGSGGMPTTAQTGAHEQESKLKIGNRPFRLICLLCLVTSALIVIVIGLSIHVSQIRQSQTTFDQNCHELNSTLQTKVSEISHLNHSEKTCLKNLTALKTNLSVLVRMHNDLRHQITEIKTKLRSVKNSMAQICEFLISRREERCPGNWTENADRCYFISALEKSYDAARNHCSNVDASLLEINSNKEKDFVSNFIDDEHGSYWIGKCADGNVTSYLLYEMSHGSPNCSKSHSYQQNIIFERKHRFICEKSALLYPDIPEEIQRLCPEPDWPTSIM; from the exons ACGGCCTGACCGCCACCAGCCCAGAGTTGAACATTGGGAAAGACATCGATGAGCGCGAGGATCCTCCCATTGCCTCGGGATCCGGAGGGATGCCAACCACTGCACAAACAG GTGCGCATGAACAGGAGTCGAAACTGAAGATCGGAAATAGACCGTTCCGTCTGATCTGCCTACTCTGCCTAGTCACGTCCGCCCTCATCGTGATAGTGATCGGACTCTCGATCCATG TATCACAGATTCGTCAGTCTCAGACCACCTTCGACCAAAACTGCCATGAGTTAAACTCAACCCTTCAAACCAAGGTCTCTGAGATATCCCACCTGAATCACTCCGAGAAAACCTGTCTCAAGAATCTTACTGCGCTCAAAACCAATCTGTCCGTTCTTGTACGAATGCACAACGATCTCCGGCACCAGATCACTGAGATAAAAACGAAGCTCAGATCCGTCAAGAACAGCATGGCTCAAATCTGTGAATTCTTGATCAGCAGAAGAG AGGAAAGGTGTCCTGGGAACTGGACCGAAAACGCAGATCGGTGTTATTTCATATCCGCCTTGGAGAAATCTTATGATGCAGCGAGGAATCATTGTTCAAACGTTGATGCAAGTCTCCTCGAAATCAATTCAAACAAGGAAAAG GATTTTGTTTCCAATTTTATCGACGATGAACACGGCTCctactggattggaaaatgcgcAGACGG GAATGTGACCTCTTATCTTCTCTACGAGATGTCCCATGGATCGCCCAACTGCAGTAAGTCCCACTCGTACCAACAGAATATCATTTTCGAAAGGAAACACAGATTCATCTGCGAGAAGTCTGCACTTTTATACCCGGATATTCCTGAAGAGATCCAACGTCTCTGTCCAGAACCTGACTGGCCGACTTCAATCATGTGA